One stretch of Pradoshia sp. D12 DNA includes these proteins:
- the tagD gene encoding glycerol-3-phosphate cytidylyltransferase — MKKIITYGTFDLLHVGHINILRRAKEMGDYLVVGLSTDEFNKAKNKKAYHSYENRKLILESIEFVDEVIPEENWEQKIKDIKEHDIDVFVMGDDWEGHFDFLKEHCQVVYLPRTIGISTSQIKKDLFKVKNG; from the coding sequence ATGAAAAAGATTATTACGTATGGCACCTTTGACTTATTACATGTCGGTCATATTAATATTTTACGAAGAGCCAAAGAAATGGGCGATTATTTAGTAGTGGGCTTATCCACTGATGAGTTTAATAAGGCGAAAAATAAAAAGGCTTATCATAGCTATGAAAATAGAAAACTGATTTTGGAATCAATTGAATTTGTTGATGAAGTGATTCCGGAGGAAAATTGGGAACAAAAGATTAAAGATATTAAGGAACATGATATAGATGTTTTTGTCATGGGAGATGATTGGGAAGGCCATTTTGACTTTCTGAAAGAGCACTGCCAGGTCGTTTACCTGCCAAGAACAATCGGGATTTCAACATCTCAAATAAAAAAAGATTTATTTAAGGTGAAAAATGGTTAA
- a CDS encoding CDP-glycerol glycerophosphotransferase family protein: protein MVKELVIQLYLLIFKIVFNIFNLFPLKNKVAFVVSFGDNTQYVYEEMRRKHIAFDVVFLCKGTSYKRFQQYEDATIALIENKNPIDFIQSIFHLATSSYVFVDNYYGFLAATDFRPEVECVQLWHASGAIKKFGLEDASVQNRSDQAVKRFMDVYKRFNQVVVGSDIMSTYFMNAFNLKGENILRTGIPRTDFFYNQTEKERVFNQLTKENRLLWEKKVILYAPTYRDNELNEFQLELDLKKLYDELHDDYVVMLRLHPAIKNIPDYTKIYPDFVLNYSKPEYDINELLVVADVLITDYSSISFEFSLLKKPMIFFAYDLVEYTKDRGLWEQYEKMVPGPVVNNTEAIIDLIKENSFDMDMIEEYANKWNKYSKGHSSENLISYLFDEKTILSKQRAL from the coding sequence ATGGTTAAAGAACTTGTTATTCAGTTGTATTTGTTGATTTTTAAAATCGTATTTAATATTTTTAATTTATTCCCTCTCAAAAACAAGGTGGCATTTGTTGTATCTTTTGGTGATAACACTCAGTATGTATATGAAGAAATGCGTCGAAAACATATTGCTTTTGACGTGGTTTTTTTATGTAAGGGTACAAGCTATAAAAGATTTCAGCAATATGAGGATGCCACTATAGCTTTGATTGAAAATAAAAACCCGATTGATTTCATTCAATCTATTTTTCATTTGGCCACATCTAGTTATGTATTTGTTGATAATTATTATGGTTTTTTGGCAGCTACTGACTTCAGACCAGAAGTGGAGTGTGTTCAACTTTGGCATGCCTCGGGAGCCATTAAGAAATTTGGCTTGGAGGATGCTTCTGTTCAAAACAGATCTGATCAAGCAGTAAAACGATTCATGGATGTTTATAAACGGTTTAATCAAGTGGTTGTGGGTTCTGACATCATGAGCACTTATTTCATGAATGCATTTAATTTAAAGGGAGAAAATATCCTTAGAACTGGTATCCCCCGAACTGACTTTTTTTATAATCAGACTGAAAAGGAAAGAGTATTCAATCAGTTGACTAAGGAAAACAGATTACTTTGGGAAAAAAAAGTTATATTATATGCGCCAACTTATCGTGATAACGAACTGAATGAATTTCAGTTAGAATTAGACTTGAAAAAACTATATGATGAATTGCATGATGATTATGTCGTTATGTTACGCTTACATCCAGCAATAAAGAATATTCCGGACTATACTAAAATCTATCCGGATTTTGTCCTGAATTATTCTAAACCAGAGTATGATATTAATGAATTACTGGTAGTTGCGGACGTTTTAATAACAGACTACTCCTCTATATCATTCGAGTTCTCTTTATTAAAGAAACCAATGATTTTCTTTGCCTATGATTTAGTTGAATACACAAAAGATAGAGGACTTTGGGAACAATATGAAAAAATGGTTCCAGGACCAGTAGTAAACAATACAGAGGCTATTATTGACCTCATTAAAGAGAACAGTTTTGATATGGACATGATTGAAGAGTATGCAAATAAATGGAACAAGTATTCAAAAGGACATTCCAGTGAAAACTTAATTTCATATTTGTTTGATGAAAAAACAATACTATCCAAACAGAGAGCGCTATAA
- a CDS encoding SH3 domain-containing protein has product MNKRKTLPFKVMATSVLLSTSLVLGSGIGPADSIAGIHVVEAAETYYKTTDNLNMRKSASAKAQKITTIPKGKQVTYISKSGSWYKVKYGIKTGFVSSKYLKKVTSSNVSSSVSSTSTSVYTTTDKLRLREKASTSSATLLTIPKGKTVTYISKSGSWYKVKYASKTGYVSSKYIKVTKKTSSSTSTSTSTSATMKATKYKTTDKLNMRSKASTSGKLLLTIPKNKVVTANAKSGSWYKVSYGGKTGWVSGSYLKEYNQTTTTSTTYYNTKAASSLYSAPNTNKKAVYSIPKNNVFTSTQKVVNSIGETWYRVSYKGKNYYIQSSSVNKVTAASITSTSYTAKEATYLYSFAGATHGTLVAIPKGAKITTNYRIGDWYKASYGGKTGYIDLTKFTKTVATSETSIKATKFKVTTNLVLRKTASDSGAKLNTIPANTIVTATAKSGSWYKVSYSGQTGWVSGSYLQEYNQTTTTSTTYYNTKAASSLYSAPNTNKAAVYSIPKNNVFTSTQQVVNSIGETWYRVSYKGNNYYIQSGSVSKVTAANVTSTSYTAKENTYLYSFAGASHGTLVTIPEGAKITTDYRIGDWYKTSYGGKTGYIDLTKFTKTVTSTTPSFTATEFKTTANVNLRETPSTTGGILDTVPVNTVVTATAQSGDWYQVTYNGHEGWVSGAYLTKYTSNPGNNAGDQTNLPSGSAITETTYVPISELNIRASDSTSSAKVGSIPKYTQVKSTYKTSKGWYRVTYGGVTGFVSGEYLITKVNYDKMNSYEANKNSYMHLDLRKKSSVTAAQINAYIAKHATSANSVLYNKGSAFITAANKYGVNALYLAAHAIHESNYGKSTIALAKNNLFGFGSYDITPFVGSVKFSSIEENIAFIAQEMKATYLNPSNWKYKGATLGYTIKDANGNRITDLSKGMNFYYASDSDWGNKIAKHMSNILAYGNEGAVSQSPNTMVPAKPSYPSGKDVFPTGTIAVANSSISLRNSKSSSATVAATIKKGETFNLLEKWNDYWLTISYKGKTYYTNTVNLSTYNKYMTVKNLARVNGTSTLNVRASASTTAATVGTLKNHQYVELVVDSSNNPVTSSGWYKVKLANGTVGWASGSYLARELNK; this is encoded by the coding sequence ATGAATAAAAGAAAAACGCTGCCATTCAAGGTCATGGCAACATCCGTTCTTTTATCTACTAGCTTGGTTTTGGGAAGCGGTATTGGGCCAGCAGATAGTATTGCGGGTATACATGTAGTTGAAGCGGCTGAAACATATTATAAAACGACCGACAATTTGAATATGAGAAAGTCGGCTAGTGCGAAGGCACAAAAAATCACAACAATACCAAAAGGAAAACAGGTCACGTACATATCTAAAAGTGGAAGCTGGTATAAGGTGAAATACGGAATAAAAACGGGATTTGTCAGTTCTAAGTATTTGAAAAAAGTGACGAGTTCAAATGTATCATCTTCTGTATCTAGTACAAGTACTTCTGTATATACAACAACGGACAAGTTGCGTTTGAGGGAAAAAGCTTCAACTAGTTCAGCCACGTTATTGACCATTCCAAAAGGGAAAACAGTCACGTATATATCTAAAAGTGGAAGCTGGTATAAGGTGAAATATGCATCAAAAACAGGATATGTTAGCTCCAAATATATAAAAGTTACTAAAAAAACAAGTTCCTCAACATCTACGTCTACATCTACATCTGCAACGATGAAGGCAACTAAATACAAAACGACAGATAAATTAAACATGAGATCCAAAGCATCAACGAGCGGTAAGCTATTGCTGACTATACCAAAGAATAAAGTTGTCACTGCTAACGCAAAATCGGGTTCTTGGTACAAGGTTTCCTACGGTGGTAAGACCGGCTGGGTAAGCGGATCATATTTAAAGGAATACAATCAAACTACGACTACAAGTACAACTTACTATAATACGAAGGCTGCAAGCTCCTTATATAGTGCTCCTAATACAAATAAAAAAGCTGTTTATTCCATACCAAAGAATAATGTATTCACTTCTACGCAAAAGGTCGTGAACAGTATAGGAGAAACCTGGTATCGAGTTTCTTATAAAGGGAAAAACTATTATATTCAATCCAGCTCAGTAAATAAGGTGACAGCAGCGAGTATTACGAGCACCTCCTATACGGCAAAGGAAGCAACTTATTTATATTCCTTTGCAGGAGCAACACACGGTACTTTAGTTGCCATTCCAAAGGGAGCTAAAATAACTACCAATTATCGAATTGGGGATTGGTATAAAGCATCCTATGGCGGAAAAACAGGTTACATTGATTTGACTAAATTCACAAAAACAGTTGCTACTTCGGAAACATCGATTAAGGCTACAAAATTTAAGGTAACGACTAATTTGGTTTTACGTAAGACAGCTTCCGATTCCGGTGCGAAATTAAATACTATTCCTGCGAATACTATTGTCACAGCTACTGCAAAATCTGGCTCATGGTACAAGGTTTCTTACAGTGGTCAGACCGGTTGGGTAAGTGGTTCTTATTTGCAAGAATATAATCAAACAACGACGACAAGCACAACTTACTATAATACAAAGGCAGCAAGCTCCTTGTATAGTGCTCCTAATACAAATAAGGCAGCTGTTTATTCTATACCAAAGAATAATGTGTTCACTTCTACCCAACAGGTCGTGAATAGTATAGGAGAAACCTGGTATCGAGTTTCCTATAAAGGAAATAACTATTATATTCAATCCGGTTCAGTAAGTAAGGTGACAGCGGCGAACGTTACGAGTACATCTTATACGGCAAAAGAAAATACTTACTTGTATTCCTTTGCTGGAGCATCGCACGGAACTTTGGTTACTATTCCAGAGGGAGCTAAAATAACCACTGATTATCGAATTGGTGATTGGTATAAAACATCCTATGGCGGAAAAACAGGTTACATAGATTTGACTAAATTCACAAAAACAGTCACTTCAACGACACCGTCTTTTACGGCTACGGAGTTTAAAACAACGGCTAATGTGAATTTACGTGAGACACCTTCTACAACCGGTGGAATACTGGATACAGTGCCCGTTAATACGGTTGTCACCGCTACAGCACAATCAGGCGATTGGTATCAAGTTACCTACAATGGCCATGAGGGCTGGGTAAGCGGTGCATATTTGACAAAGTACACGAGTAACCCCGGTAATAACGCCGGTGATCAAACAAATTTACCGAGCGGTTCTGCTATAACTGAAACAACGTATGTGCCAATCAGTGAATTGAATATCCGTGCTTCCGATTCAACTTCATCAGCTAAAGTTGGTTCAATCCCTAAATATACACAGGTGAAATCTACCTATAAAACAAGTAAGGGCTGGTACCGAGTGACATATGGTGGAGTAACAGGTTTTGTATCGGGAGAGTATTTAATCACAAAAGTGAATTACGATAAAATGAATTCTTATGAGGCAAATAAGAATTCCTATATGCATTTGGATTTACGCAAAAAATCCTCTGTAACAGCTGCACAAATTAATGCTTATATTGCTAAGCATGCAACATCAGCTAATAGCGTTCTCTACAATAAAGGCTCGGCATTTATTACAGCGGCTAATAAATATGGTGTGAATGCCCTCTATTTAGCAGCACATGCGATTCATGAAAGTAACTATGGAAAATCTACAATTGCGTTAGCAAAAAATAACTTGTTTGGCTTTGGATCCTATGACATTACGCCATTTGTAGGTTCCGTTAAATTTTCTTCTATTGAAGAGAATATAGCTTTTATTGCACAGGAAATGAAAGCCACCTATTTAAATCCATCTAACTGGAAATACAAAGGTGCAACACTTGGCTATACAATTAAAGATGCGAATGGAAATCGAATTACTGATTTAAGTAAAGGAATGAATTTTTACTATGCCAGTGATTCCGATTGGGGAAATAAGATTGCCAAACATATGTCTAACATCCTGGCTTATGGGAATGAGGGGGCAGTCAGCCAAAGTCCAAATACAATGGTTCCAGCCAAACCTAGCTATCCAAGCGGCAAGGATGTGTTCCCGACAGGTACAATCGCTGTTGCCAATTCATCTATTAGTCTAAGAAACTCAAAAAGCAGTTCAGCGACTGTGGCCGCAACGATTAAGAAGGGTGAGACCTTTAATCTACTGGAAAAATGGAATGATTATTGGCTAACAATCAGTTATAAAGGCAAAACGTATTATACAAATACGGTTAACCTAAGTACTTATAATAAATATATGACTGTGAAAAATTTAGCCCGTGTAAATGGTACCAGCACGCTGAATGTCCGTGCATCAGCTAGTACAACAGCCGCTACAGTAGGAACTTTAAAAAACCATCAATATGTCGAGCTTGTGGTAGACTCAAGCAATAATCCAGTTACTAGTAGCGGATGGTATAAGGTTAAGTTAGCTAATGGAACAGTTGGCTGGGCATCAGGTTCTTATTTAGCAAGAGAATTAAATAAATAG
- a CDS encoding ABC transporter permease has protein sequence MKSMFTVIQEQIHSFYLIKRLSVFELKSANNNNYLGILWEFLNPLIQIGVYWIVFGMGIRGGREIGDVPFIFWMLSGISLWFFANPAIMDGTKSIYTRINFISKMSFPMSAIPSYVIMSKFYQHIVIVILISIILQFAGFPISVYYLQLPYFMGAAIVLLFAVALVTSTLATIVRDVTMIVQAIMRMLIYLTPILWVSDSLPGFLQMIIKFNPLTYLVEGYRAAMLGQSWYFIEHADYTLYFWGVTIVLLMIGSALHLKFRNHFVDYL, from the coding sequence ATGAAGTCTATGTTTACGGTCATACAAGAACAAATACATTCATTTTATTTAATTAAACGATTGTCTGTATTTGAATTAAAAAGTGCTAATAACAATAATTATTTAGGTATATTATGGGAATTCTTAAATCCCTTGATACAAATAGGAGTATATTGGATAGTTTTCGGTATGGGAATCCGGGGAGGCAGAGAAATTGGAGATGTACCGTTTATCTTTTGGATGCTATCCGGAATATCATTGTGGTTCTTTGCCAATCCTGCCATTATGGATGGGACAAAATCAATTTATACAAGGATTAACTTTATCTCTAAAATGAGTTTCCCTATGAGTGCTATACCCTCGTATGTCATTATGTCGAAATTTTATCAGCATATTGTCATCGTAATCCTTATTTCTATTATTTTGCAGTTTGCCGGATTTCCGATATCCGTTTATTATTTACAGTTGCCTTATTTTATGGGTGCGGCGATTGTATTGCTATTTGCCGTCGCACTTGTCACATCCACACTGGCTACCATTGTTCGAGATGTAACGATGATTGTCCAAGCTATAATGAGGATGTTGATTTATTTAACGCCTATATTGTGGGTTTCAGATAGTTTGCCAGGATTTTTACAAATGATTATTAAATTTAATCCACTTACGTATCTAGTGGAAGGGTATCGTGCAGCGATGTTAGGCCAGTCCTGGTACTTTATTGAGCATGCAGACTATACGTTATACTTTTGGGGAGTAACGATTGTGTTACTCATGATTGGATCAGCGCTTCATTTGAAATTTAGAAATCATTTTGTGGATTATTTGTAA